Proteins encoded by one window of Drosophila melanogaster chromosome X:
- the Rhp gene encoding rhophilin, isoform B yields MDEKEHELSTRVVKNEENEDDEKLNELSFCFVRGSDPRAATCRSKLQNRRCKLNKEINKELRLRAGAENLYKATSNRKLRDTVALELSFVNSNLQLLKEQLAELNSSVEIYQSESHNGIMPMIPLGLKETKEINFMEPFSDFILEHYSEEPSMYIDAIADMTDTRQASKTPSRDALGVALLFRYYNTLYYVERRFFPPDRNLGVYFEWYDSLTGVPSCQRTIAFEKACTLFNLGGIYTQIGARHDRTTERGLDLAVDSFLRAAGVFRHIYDTFTNAPSMDLKPQVLDVLVSLMLSQARECLFEKLQLQIEAMSHDCQAFRDLAGEAAQISHEYNEMHKNIQANDTHTYLPECWAGLVPVKAELYKAFAHFYKARSIDATDELKASKSSQKNQESFIGNSQEVERITTADYGASDEASTSIANKLAHLKEALASIEEAQRLQRMCRFLKNKASLTEVMKEVHSKSQEELEKFRLQASAKNIEDGDLLERSVEASSKFTLSLTGPDFTSHKVKDPFKRLGPIAIFSARRHWTAPRCVRLQKGSSLYHSVPSNDNKCPLDNDDDEEHDGGYNLYKEEFENFGFHVRGDAPVIIAHVEINSLADLGGIKEGDFIVEIAGVDVKWYSHQQVVQLIQSCGSTLELRVITPMDRNYLKPLSSKGSLSTLSAASSSGISSGFPSPTSIAAKPKLHLKTSSSSRPAGSVSSSSWNPFRRTPSLAKIF; encoded by the exons ATGGATGAAAAGGAACACGAATTGTCGACGAGGGTGGTGAAAAACGAGGAGAACGAGGATGACGAGAAGCTCAATGAGTtatccttttgttttgttcgg GGTTCAGATCCACGAGCTGCCACTTGTCGTAGCAAACTCCAAAACAGGCGatgcaaattaaacaaagaaataaataaggaaCTCCGCCTTCGAGCTGGTGCCGAGAATCTATATAAG gcCACATCGAATCGCAAACTGCGCGACACAGTTGCCTTGGAATTAAGCTTTGTCAACTCAAATCTGCAACTGCTGAAGGAGCAACTGGCCGAGTTGAATTCGTCGGTGGAAATCTATCAGAGCGAAAG TCACAATGGAATTATGCCCATGATACCGCTGGGCCTGAAGGAAACCAAGGAGATCAATTTCATGGAACCCTTCTCCGACTTCATCCTGGAACACTACAGCGAGGAGCCCTCGATGTACATAGATGCCATAGCTGATATGACGGACACGAGACAG GCATCCAAAACACCGTCACGAGATGCCCTGGGAGTGGCCCTACTTTTCCGCTACTACAACACGCTGTATTACGTGGAGCGTCGCTTCTTTCCGCCGGATCGTAACCTGGGCGTGTACTTCGAGTGGTACGACTCGCTCACGGGAGTTCCCTCGTGCCAGCGGACCATCGCGTTCGAGAAAGCCTGCACCCTGTTCAATCTGGGCGGCATATATACACAGATCGGCGCTCGACACGATCGCACGACGGAACGGGGTCTTGACTTGGCCGTGGATAGTTTTTTACGGGCCGCCGGGGTCTTTCGTCACATCTACGATACGTTCACGAATGCACCATCGATGGACCTGAAGCCACAGGTCCTGGACGTGCTCGTTTCCCTGATGCTTTCCCAGGCACGAGAATGCCTCTTTGAGAAGCTTCAGCTGCAGATCGAGGCGATGAGC CACGATTGCCAGGCGTTTCGGGATCTGGCTGGCGAGGCTGCTCAAATATCGCACGAGTACAATGAGATGCACAAGAATATCCAGGCGAACGATACGCACACCTATCTTCCGGAATGCTGGGCCGGTCTAGTGCCAGTCAAGGCGGAACTCTACAAAG CATTCGCACATTTCTACAAGGCACGGAGCATAGATGCGACAGACGAGCTGAAGGCATCAAAGTCAAGTCAAAAGAACCAAGAATCCTTCATCGGCAATTCCCAGGAGGTGGAGCGCATCACCACAGCCGATTATGGAGCCAGCGATGAGGCGTCCACCTCCATTGCCAACAAACTGGCCCACTTAAAGGAGGCGCTGGCCAGTATCGAGGAAGCCCAGCGATTGCAGCGGATGTGTCGGTTCTTGAAG AACAAGGCATCACTGACTGAAGTCATGAAGGAGGTGCACTCCAAATCGCAGGAGGAGCTCGAGAAGTTCAGACTGCAAGCTTCAGCCAAAAATATCGAAGATGGCGATCTTCTAGAGCGATCGGTAGAAG CATCTTCGAAGTTCACGTTATCCCTGACCGGACCCGACTTCACATCGCACAAGGTTAAGGATCCCTTCAAGCGCCTCGGCCCGATTGCAATATTCTCGGCGAGACGCCACTGGACAGCGCCCAGATGTGTGCGTCTCCAGAAAGGTTCCTCCCTGTATCACAGCGTGCCCAGCAATGACAACAAGTGCCCATTGGATAACGATGATGACGAGGAGCACGATGGTGGATACAATCTGTACAAGGAGGAGTTTGAGAACTTTGGCTTCCATGTGCGCGGCGATGCTCCGGTGATCATTGCCCACGTTGAGATTAATTCTTTGGCAGAC CTTGGCGGCATCAAGGAGGGAGACTTCATAGTCGAGATAGCCGGCGTGGACGTGAAGTGGTACTCCCATCAGCAGGTGGTGCAGCTCATACAATCCTGCGGCTCTACACTCGAGCTGAGAGTGATAACGCCCATGGATCGCAACTACTTGAAG CCATTGTCGTCGAAGGGCTCATTATCAACGCTATCGGCGGCCAGTTCATCGGGCATTTCATCCGGATTTCCCAGTCCCACAAGTATTGCGGCCAAGCCCAAGCTCCACCTGAAAACATCCTCTAGTTCGCGACCCGCTGGCAGCGTTTCATCCAGTTCGTGGAATCCGTTTCGGCGAACGCCTAGCTtagctaaaatattttaa
- the sordd1 gene encoding suppression of retinal degeneration disease 1 upon overexpression 1, isoform A, with protein MEEPKSVPTAELPSTSTGASSSSSTLSNNVSYDKIAWTRDITEPLAEESSTSQLRPLGTSIPTNSTASELKKSNTSYSFTGDYLSGGNKADLKGGYPFGGTDTDTKANEKDKEKEHTADDSLYECNICLDTAKDAVVSMCGHLFCWPCLHQWLLTRPNRKLCPVCKAAVDKDKVIPLYGRNSTHQEDPRNKVPPRPAGQRTEPDPVPGFPGFGFGDGFHMSFGIGAFPFGFITSTLNFGEPRPPAANRGTRQYEDEQTLSKLFSYLAVVWILWLFYA; from the exons ATGGAGGAACCGAAAAGTGTACCCACAGCGGAGCTTCCCAGCACATCAACCGGGGCATCGTCGTCCTCATCGACTTTGTCCAACAACGTGAGCTACGACAAGATAGCCTGGACTCGGGATATCACAGAACCCTTGGCTGAGGAGTCATCTACAAGTCAATTGCGCCCGCTGGGTACCTCGATTCCAACCAATTCGACGGCATCGGAACTGAAGAAGTCCAACACTTCGTATTCCTTTACTGGAGACTATCTATCTGGTGGCAATAAGGCCGATCTGAAGGGTGGCTATCCATTCGGCGGCACCGATACGGACACAAAAGCCAACGAAAAGGACAAGGAGAAGGAACATACCGCAGACGACTCACTCTACGAGTGCAACATATGCCTGGACACCGCCAAGGATGCTGTGGTCAGCATGTGCGGCCATCTGTTCTGCTGGCCGTGCCTGCATCAGTGGCTCCTGACGCGTCCCAATCGCAAACTCTGTCCCGTTTGTAAGGCTGCCGTTGATAAGGATAAGGTCATACCGCTGTACGGAAGAAATAGTACACACCAGGAAGATCCACG TAACAAAGTTCCACCACGCCCCGCTGGACAACGTACAGAACCAGATCCTGTTCCCGGGTTCCCTGGATTCGGATTCGGCGACGGATTTCACATGTCTTTCGGTATTGGAGCTTTTCCTTTCGGGTTCATAACATCTACGCTCAACTTTGGCGAACCACGTCCACCTG CTGCTAATCGGGGAACAAGGCAATACGAGGATGAACAGACCCTGTCCAAGCTGTTTTCGTATTTGGCCGTTGTGTGGATATTGTGGCTGTTCTATGCATAG
- the sordd2 gene encoding suppression of retinal degeneration disease 1 upon overexpression 2, isoform A: protein MEEPKSVSTAELPSTSTGASSSSSTLSNNVSYDKIAWTRDITEPLAEESSTSQLRPLGTSIPTNSTASELKKSNTSYSFTGDYLSGGNKADLKGGYPFGGTDTDTKANEKDKEKEHTADDSLYECNICLDTAKDAVVSMCGHLFCWPCLHQWLLTRPNRKLCPVCKAAVDKDKVIPLYGRNSTHQEDPRNKVPPRPAGQRTEPDPVPGFPGFGFGDGFHMSFGIGAFPFGFITSRLNFFEPRPPADIRRLHEDEPWALSKLFWHFVVFVIYGLLVPIVHGSSR from the exons ATGGAGGAACCGAAAAGTGTATCCACAGCGGAGCTTCCCAGCACATCAACCGGGGCATCGTCGTCCTCATCGACTTTGTCCAACAACGTGAGCTACGACAAGATAGCCTGGACTCGGGATATCACAGAACCCTTGGCTGAGGAGTCATCTACAAGTCAATTGCGCCCGCTGGGTACCTCGATTCCAACCAATTCGACGGCATCGGAACTGAAGAAGTCCAACACTTCGTATTCCTTTACTGGAGACTATCTATCTGGTGGCAATAAGGCCGATCTGAAGGGTGGCTATCCATTCGGCGGCACCGATACGGACACAAAAGCCAACGAAAAGGACAAGGAGAAGGAACATACCGCAGACGACTCACTCTACGAGTGCAACATATGCCTGGACACCGCCAAGGATGCTGTGGTCAGCATGTGCGGCCATCTGTTCTGCTGGCCGTGCCTGCATCAGTGGCTCCTGACGCGTCCCAATCGCAAACTCTGTCCCGTTTGTAAGGCTGCCGTTGATAAGGATAAGGTCATACCGCTGTACGGAAGAAATAGTACACACCAGGAAGATCCACG TAACAAAGTTCCACCACGCCCCGCTGGACAACGTACAGAACCAGATCCTGTTCCCGGGTTCCCTGGATTCGGATTCGGCGACGGATTTCACATGTCTTTCGGTATTGGAGCTTTTCCTTTCGGGTTCATAACATCTAGGCTCAACTTTTTCGAACCACGTCCACCTG CTGATATTAGAAGGCTACACGAAGATGAACCCTGGGCCCTGTCAAAACTGTTCTGGCATTTTGTCGTTTTTGTGATATATGGGCTGCTCGTTCCAATAGTGCACGGATCATCCCGATAA
- the CG15602 gene encoding uncharacterized protein, isoform B, with protein sequence MSCFGCGRKYGLFCKEYGCPNCGYSFCSKCLKRPMPVPRHAGKVHNVCLICYDKLSKLQASADAEKVIDCDALPGILVTKMNLAPPSKSSDGADALFNDSLPVEELPQALVPSSSSSPHSKDHKDHIDENLDSELTKRMQDYKRVDATDDEIRTRLANLTGMPHTKSYDKKDLLLSTDQRNDQEKMRDLLAQFVDEAQLDQNISRQRDDSISDIERRLRALRDTPVDSDACPSRSQMESIADNEEDDETLLQNILKKYVAESRLPEPSESEISPINTESPGNTEELPWCNICNEDADFRCHGCGGELFCTLCYKECHDDDEEYRAHVKEKYSAPPKLKENHF encoded by the exons ATGAGCTGCTTTGGCTGCGGTCGCAAATATGGCCTATTCTGCAAGGAG TATGGATGCCCCAACTGCGGCTACTCATTCTGCTCCAAGTGCTTGAAGAGACCAATGCCCGTGCCCCGTCATGCAGGAAAGGTGCACAATGTGTGCCTCATATGCTACGACAAACTATCCAAACTCCAGGCGAGCGCCGATGCCGAGAAAGTTATAGACTGTGATGCTTTGCCGGGGATCTTAGTCACCAAAATGAACCTGGCTCCTCCATCCAAAAGTTCAGATGGCGCCGATGCCCTATTCAA CGACAGCCTGCCTGTGGAGGAGCTGCCACAGGCATTGGTTCCCAGTTCCAGTTCGTCACCACATTCCAAAGATCACAAGGATCATATTGATGAGAACCTGGACAGTGAGTTGACCAAACGAATGCAGGACTATAAACGAGTTGATGCCACCGATGATGAGATCCGCACCCGTCTGGCCAATCTCACTGGGATGCCGCATACGAAAAGCTACGATAAGAAAGATCTGCTACTGTCCACCGACCAAAGAAACGATCAGGAGAAAATGAGGGACTTGCTCGCACAATTCGTTGACGAAGCCCAACTGGATCAAAATATCAGCAGGCAGAGGGATGACTCAATTTCCGACATTGAGAGACGTCTGCGAGCTCTGCGCGATACACCCGTCGATTCCGATGCATGCCCATCGAGATCCCAGATGGAAAGTATCGCGGACAACGAAGAGGATGACGAGACACTTCTACAGAACATATTGAAAAAG TATGTAGCAGAATCGCGCTTACCAGAACCTTCCGAGAGTGAAATTAGTCCAATTAACACTGAGTCGCCCGGCAACACCGAAGAATTGCCCTGGTGCAATATTTGTAACGAAGACGCCGACTTCCGATGCCACGGATGTGGTGGGGAACTCTTTTGCACTCTATGCTATAAGGAGTGCCACGATGATGACGAGGAGTACCGTGCTCACGTTAAGGAAAAGTATTCGGCTCCGCCAAAgcttaaagaaaatcacttctaa
- the PGRP-LE gene encoding peptidoglycan recognition protein LE, isoform A, which yields MSESGIKKLSQERTREWLASQEDEELESIAESSVVDSLDYDYTEEEEDADQNTSEEISTMTLGTQIATKKHSIISDTIRDLMNSINSIQTLGNVNISNSTNVHIGNVTNINGNIQIIADGLTQNRRDRRHVSPPRDNAPKTPTHFEDDYQDESEERVRSDVFIRRQKFKIPKELSAIIPRSSWLAQKPMDEPLPLQLPVKYVVILHTATESSEKRAINVRLIRDMQCFHIESRGWNDIAYNFLVGCDGNIYEGRGWKTVGAHTLGYNRISLGISFIGCFMKELPTADALNMCRNLLARGVEDGHISTDYRLICHCQCNSTESPGRRLYEEIQTWPHFYNIEEEEQ from the exons ATGTCCGAATCGGGAATCAAAAAGTTGAGCCAGGAGCGGACTCGCGAATGGTTGGCTAGTCAGGAGGACGAGGAACTGGAGTCCATTGCAGAGTCCTCGGTTGTGGACAGCTTGGACTACGATTATACCGAGGAAGAGGAGGATGCCGACCAAAATACCAGTGAAGAAATCAGCACTATGACACTAGGCACTCAAATCG CTACCAAAAAGCATTCGATCATCAGCGACACCATAAGGGACCTTATGAACTCGATCAACAGCATTCAGACTTTGGGCAACGTTAATATAAGCAACTCCACGAACGTCCATATCGGCAATGTTACCAATATTAATGGAAATATACAAATCATAGCCGATGGCCTTACTCAAAACCGAAGAGATCGGCGGCATGTTTCACCACCGAGAGATAACGCTCCCAAAACTCCGACACATTTCGAAGACGACTATCAGGACGAGTCGGAGGAGAGGGTGCGCTCGGATGTGTTCATCAGGCGCCAGA AATTCAAAATACCCAAGGAGCTGTCCGCCATCATTCCGCGCTCTTCGTGGCTAGCACAGAAGCCCATGGACGAGCCACTGCCCTTGCAACTGCCTGTTAAATATGTGGTTATCT TACACACAGCTACAGAGAGTTCAGAAAAGCGGGCGATCAACGTAAGACTTATCCGTGACATGCAG tGCTTCCACATTGAGTCGCGGGGATGGAATGACATTGCGTACAACTTCCTGGTCGGCTGCGATGGCAACATCTACGAGGGACGCGGATGGAAAACGGTGGGCGCCCACACTCTGGGTTACAACAGGATCTCGCTGGGGATCAGTTTCATTGGATGCTTCATGAAAGAACTCCCGACGGCAGACGCCTTGAATATGTGCCGCAATCTGTTGGCCCGCGGCGTTGAGGATGGTCACATATCCACCGACTATAGATTAATTTGTCACTGCCAGTGCAATTCGACGGAGAGTCCTGGTCGGCGATTGTACGAGGAGATACAGACATGGCCCCACTTTTACAATATCGAGGAGGAGGAACAATGA